A stretch of Triticum aestivum cultivar Chinese Spring chromosome 1D, IWGSC CS RefSeq v2.1, whole genome shotgun sequence DNA encodes these proteins:
- the LOC123179965 gene encoding uncharacterized protein isoform X10 has translation MWGFGDFSTREQLCANCSSLMAEEKEGPADAAVVANPLHDDDILREILLRLPSAASLAQAALVSGRWRRIASDSKFLCRFRERHPSSPLVGLFASDDGRGCAPWPHFYPALSGRGSDPDITAVTRKGDFFLTRFDGEPSLRLRDCRNGLLLLSLEDSSLCIYDPVSKRRVGIPRRPHDGTAGSQCLADCLLDAGRGTGTSSTVRQCGQRMMPQAMESFRVVSLQQQSQEIRALVYDSNTLEWHHHPWVSPPTDGIKRLPKWGTTAMYAAGNVFWRCAQQSLVLVLETSTMEFSLRPLPPDLSFHVPSRYAIGEIEDGKGCLVCLTGLTGEETPTLEVWVLDTNMWKLHSSLNNKLWKLDSSEKWWRLEKKIPVSQLLGESARVRQVRMVINGLALLCKDDHDPQFVVDLQSMALLAKFQFRGYPYQMSWPPAGLATTNSRSTSSLEDTNIDIAPVLPEGELSESGSRKKSDESGMHLEESCNRAGFKLNGDGDHEVGNLRKYHKLPGNDKRPVKIFQYAFQEGTLLQSENARLPEMEMTGSTSSDETLLDSMLNFKDKDGSHLINGIQAPLVSTGI, from the exons ATGTGGGGATTTGGGGATTTCTCCACTCGCGAGCAGTTGTGCGCCAACTGCTCATCTCTGATGGCTGAGGAGAAGGAGGGCCCTGCAGATGCAGCCGTCGTCGCCAACCCCCTCCACGACGACGACATCCTCAGGGAGATCCTGCTCCGCCTCCCGTCGGCGGCATCCCTTGCCCAAGCCGCGCTCGTCTCCGGCCGCTGGCGCCGCATCGCCTCCGACTCCAAGTTCCTCTGCCGCTTCCGCGAGCGCCATCCGTCGTCGCCCCTCGTCGGCCTCTTCGCCTCCGATGACGGCCGCGGCTGCGCGCCGTGGCCCCATTTCTACCCAGCCCTCTCCGGCCGGGGTTCCGACCCGGACATCACCGCCGTCACGCGCAAAGGCGACTTCTTCCTCACCCGCTTCGACGGCGAGCCGAGCCTGCGCCTCCGGGACTGCCGcaatggcctcctcctcctctccctggaGGATAGTTCCCTCTGCATCTACGACCCTGTCTCCAAGCGGCGAGTGGGTATTCCCCGCCGCCCACATGATGGCACGGCGGGCAGCCAATGCTTGGCGGATTGCTTGCTCGACGCCGGCCGTGGCACTGGCACGTCCTCCACCGTGCGGCAATGTGGCCAAAGGATGATGCCACAAGCCATGGAGTCCTTCCGTGTGGTGTCCCTGCAGCAGCAAAGCCAGGAGATACGAGCCCTTGTGTACGACTCCAACACTCTCGAGTGGCACCACCACCCGTGGGTGAGTCCGCCGACGGACGGCATAAAAAGGCTGCCGAAATGGGGCACGACGGCGATGTACGCAGCCGGCAACGTCTTCTGGAGGTGCGCCCAACAATCTTTGGTGCTCGTGCTTGAGACGAGCACCATGGAGTTCTCGTTGCGCCCTCTCCCGCCGGACTTGAGCTTTCATGTGCCTTCAAGATACGCCATCGGAGAGATCGAGGACGGCAAGGGCTGCCTCGTGTGCCTTACAGGCCTGACTGGCGAGGAAACCCCCACCTTGGAAGTTTGGGTACTCGATACCAACATGTGGAAGCTCCACTCATCATTGAACAACAAATTGTGGAAGCTTGACTCATCGGAAAAATGGTGGAGGCTCGAGAAGAAAATCCCTGTGAGCCAACTGCTTGGCGAATCTGCTCGGGTGCGTCAAGTTCGCATGGTGATCAATGGACTAGCGCTACTTTGCAAGGACGACCATGACCCTCAGTTTGTGGTCGACTTGCAGAGCATGGCTCTGCTGGCCAAGTTTCAGTTTCGGGGATACCCGTACCAGATGTCATGGCCGCCTGCTGGGTTGGCCACAACTAATTCCAGATCCACGTCTTCTCTGGAAGATACCAACATAG ACATTGCACCAGTTTTACCTGAAGGGGAACTGAGCGAGAGCGGAAGCAGAAAGAAGAG TGATGAATCGGGTATGCATCTAGAAGAAAGCTGCAACCGTG CAGGATTCAAGCTTAATGGTGATGGTGATCACGAAGTTGGTAATCTTCGCAAATACCAT AAGCTTCCAGGGAATGATAAAAGGCCAGTAAAAATATTTCAATATGCATTCCAGGAAGGCACTCTTCTGCAGTCTGAAAATGCACGACTTCCAGAGATGGAAATGACGGGGTCTACATCGAGTGATGAAACGCTGCTGGACAGTATGCTGAACTTTAAAGATAAAGATGGATCACATCTCATCAACGGCATACAAGCCCCACTCGTATCAACAG GTATATAA
- the LOC123179965 gene encoding uncharacterized protein isoform X3, with product MWGFGDFSTREQLCANCSSLMAEEKEGPADAAVVANPLHDDDILREILLRLPSAASLAQAALVSGRWRRIASDSKFLCRFRERHPSSPLVGLFASDDGRGCAPWPHFYPALSGRGSDPDITAVTRKGDFFLTRFDGEPSLRLRDCRNGLLLLSLEDSSLCIYDPVSKRRVGIPRRPHDGTAGSQCLADCLLDAGRGTGTSSTVRQCGQRMMPQAMESFRVVSLQQQSQEIRALVYDSNTLEWHHHPWVSPPTDGIKRLPKWGTTAMYAAGNVFWRCAQQSLVLVLETSTMEFSLRPLPPDLSFHVPSRYAIGEIEDGKGCLVCLTGLTGEETPTLEVWVLDTNMWKLHSSLNNKLWKLDSSEKWWRLEKKIPVSQLLGESARVRQVRMVINGLALLCKDDHDPQFVVDLQSMALLAKFQFRGYPYQMSWPPAGLATTNSRSTSSLEDTNIDIAPVLPEGELSESGSRKKSDESGMHLEESCNRAGFKLNGDGDHEVGNLRKYHLPGNDKRPVKIFQYAFQEGTLLQSENARLPEMEMTGSTSSDETLLDSMLNFKDKDGSHLINGIQAPLVSTVPEAKKEGKEDSKHPTQHCKVQTITTTIILLPNKRNLFAKQHAWNTATASPTAAEVHSSQTPLSSEQHGIGEKSSQDLHGCNTRIQPMEKDPCHDELTLQTAGVFPSESCDGDILGDKSETDYLPKNTREDTEMLEQQNSDKANIEVSCVDKMSEVLYDDNNTLEKNTICGGIECHLALLDNKNSEARSNAISSPMQKRPFACQCHVDGCTMSYDSKNNLAKPFREVHKQKKRFARRFSGCSEEFSSKNKRKIHEGSSAHVELSTNRINCVSTSPAGGPEAHEEPRPAQVVGRRTSNRPRKPNKLVSGDDWVV from the exons ATGTGGGGATTTGGGGATTTCTCCACTCGCGAGCAGTTGTGCGCCAACTGCTCATCTCTGATGGCTGAGGAGAAGGAGGGCCCTGCAGATGCAGCCGTCGTCGCCAACCCCCTCCACGACGACGACATCCTCAGGGAGATCCTGCTCCGCCTCCCGTCGGCGGCATCCCTTGCCCAAGCCGCGCTCGTCTCCGGCCGCTGGCGCCGCATCGCCTCCGACTCCAAGTTCCTCTGCCGCTTCCGCGAGCGCCATCCGTCGTCGCCCCTCGTCGGCCTCTTCGCCTCCGATGACGGCCGCGGCTGCGCGCCGTGGCCCCATTTCTACCCAGCCCTCTCCGGCCGGGGTTCCGACCCGGACATCACCGCCGTCACGCGCAAAGGCGACTTCTTCCTCACCCGCTTCGACGGCGAGCCGAGCCTGCGCCTCCGGGACTGCCGcaatggcctcctcctcctctccctggaGGATAGTTCCCTCTGCATCTACGACCCTGTCTCCAAGCGGCGAGTGGGTATTCCCCGCCGCCCACATGATGGCACGGCGGGCAGCCAATGCTTGGCGGATTGCTTGCTCGACGCCGGCCGTGGCACTGGCACGTCCTCCACCGTGCGGCAATGTGGCCAAAGGATGATGCCACAAGCCATGGAGTCCTTCCGTGTGGTGTCCCTGCAGCAGCAAAGCCAGGAGATACGAGCCCTTGTGTACGACTCCAACACTCTCGAGTGGCACCACCACCCGTGGGTGAGTCCGCCGACGGACGGCATAAAAAGGCTGCCGAAATGGGGCACGACGGCGATGTACGCAGCCGGCAACGTCTTCTGGAGGTGCGCCCAACAATCTTTGGTGCTCGTGCTTGAGACGAGCACCATGGAGTTCTCGTTGCGCCCTCTCCCGCCGGACTTGAGCTTTCATGTGCCTTCAAGATACGCCATCGGAGAGATCGAGGACGGCAAGGGCTGCCTCGTGTGCCTTACAGGCCTGACTGGCGAGGAAACCCCCACCTTGGAAGTTTGGGTACTCGATACCAACATGTGGAAGCTCCACTCATCATTGAACAACAAATTGTGGAAGCTTGACTCATCGGAAAAATGGTGGAGGCTCGAGAAGAAAATCCCTGTGAGCCAACTGCTTGGCGAATCTGCTCGGGTGCGTCAAGTTCGCATGGTGATCAATGGACTAGCGCTACTTTGCAAGGACGACCATGACCCTCAGTTTGTGGTCGACTTGCAGAGCATGGCTCTGCTGGCCAAGTTTCAGTTTCGGGGATACCCGTACCAGATGTCATGGCCGCCTGCTGGGTTGGCCACAACTAATTCCAGATCCACGTCTTCTCTGGAAGATACCAACATAG ACATTGCACCAGTTTTACCTGAAGGGGAACTGAGCGAGAGCGGAAGCAGAAAGAAGAG TGATGAATCGGGTATGCATCTAGAAGAAAGCTGCAACCGTG CAGGATTCAAGCTTAATGGTGATGGTGATCACGAAGTTGGTAATCTTCGCAAATACCAT CTTCCAGGGAATGATAAAAGGCCAGTAAAAATATTTCAATATGCATTCCAGGAAGGCACTCTTCTGCAGTCTGAAAATGCACGACTTCCAGAGATGGAAATGACGGGGTCTACATCGAGTGATGAAACGCTGCTGGACAGTATGCTGAACTTTAAAGATAAAGATGGATCACATCTCATCAACGGCATACAAGCCCCACTCGTATCAACAG TTCCAGAAGCAAAAAAAGAGGGAAAAGAAGACAGCAAGCACCCCACACAGCACTGCAAAGTGCAAACCATAACCACTACCATCATCCTTCTACCAAACAAACGTAACCTTTTTGCCAAGCAACATGCCTGGAACACAGCCACAGCTTCTCCGACAGCAGCTG AAGTACACAGCAGCCAGACTCCTCTGAGTTCAGAGCAACATGGCATTGGTGAGAAATCAAGTCAAGATCTGCATGGTTGTAATACTAGGATTCAGCCAATGGAAAAGGATCCGTGTCATGATGAACTGACTCTGCAAACGGCTGGTGTTTTCCCTTCTGAAAGCTGTGACGGGGATATTCTAGGAGATAAATCTGAAACCGACTACCTGCCAAAGAATACTAGAGAAGATACTGAAATGTTGGAGCAACAGAATAGTGATAAGGCTAACATAGAAGTCAGTTGCGTCGACAAAATGAGTGAAGTGCTCTATGATGATAACAACACCTTGGAGAAGAATACAATCTGTGGTGGGATAGAGTGCCACTTGGCCTTATTAGACAATAAAAATTCAGAAGCTAGGAGTAACGCCATTTCATCTCCGATGCAGAAG AGGCCCTTTGCGTGCCAGTGCCATGTAGATGGTTGCACCATGAGCTATGACAGTAAGAACAATTTGGCCAAGCCTTTTAGGGAAGTCCATAAGCAGAAGAAACGTTTTGCGCGGAGATTCAGTGGGTGCAGCGAGGAGTTTTCTTCAAAGAATAAAAGGAAGATTCATGAGGGGTCTAGTGCTCACGTTGAG CTTTCCACCAATAGGATTAATTGTGTCAGCACCTCTCCTGCCGGTGGACCAGAAGCCCATGAAGAGCCCAGGCCCGCACAAGTGGTGGGCCGTCGCACAAGCAACCGACCACGTAAACCGAACAAGCTAGTAAGTGGAGACGACTGGGTCGTTTGA